In Macadamia integrifolia cultivar HAES 741 chromosome 13, SCU_Mint_v3, whole genome shotgun sequence, one DNA window encodes the following:
- the LOC122059850 gene encoding aspartic proteinase NANA, chloroplast-like: MSSLLQFLLQFVFLLYISINGSSTNPSKESSVIHFDMIHKHAPELMGGKILSRSDRIKELLHGDKVRMEMISHKGKLRHELGARRRASRLHGSGHHGYGHGHHKDNFSFSLPMLSGIYASTATYYVPFRVGTPAQKFLLVADTGSDITWVNCHTEHSRTSHAEHSRRKHLRTFHSERSRTFRTVPCSTKLCREGFIPLMSTVNCPTPKSPCTYSYGYTNGAFANGIFAHDSVTVNLINGRKKKIPGILIGCTHQWKSMNPIGLGNADGILGLSMNTHTFVFNVLKKFRGKFSYCLVDHLSPKNISNFLTFGHKKMPPNMKFTELGNSVDLYGVTVDGIYVDGVKLDIPGEVWDLDTGRGMVVDSGFSLTAWVQEAYDPIMAALEIPLLKRFSRAEFDGFESCFEVPSEDKEGRELVLDESLVPKLEIEFKFGARFQPPVKSYFLDVDDGVRCIMFTEAPDNEGEGNYVSILGNIMQQNYMWEFDTLRNRLGFAPSSCELRHHHHQKLP; this comes from the coding sequence ATGTCGTCGTTGCTGCAATTCCTCCTCCAGTTCGTATTCTTACTCTACATTTCCATTAACGGATCCTCAACGAATCCCTCCAAAGAATCATCTGTGATTCACTTTGATATGATTCACAAACACGCCCCAGAGCTCATGGGTGGGAAGATCTTAAGCCGCTCCGATCGCATCAAAGAGCTCCTCCATGGCGATAAGGTTCGCATGGAGATGATCTCTCACAAGGGCAAGCTCAGGCATGAGTTAGGAGCAAGAAGAAGGGCGTCTCGCCTGCACGGTAGTGGCCATCATGGCTATGGCCATGGCCATCACAAGGATaacttttccttctctcttccaaTGTTGTCTGGGATCTATGCCAGTACAGCTACCTATTATGTACCGTTCAGAGTAGGTACTCCAGCCCAGAAATTCCTATTGGTAGCAGATACGGGTAGCGACATCACCTGGGTGAATTGCCACACGGAACATTCTAGAACATCCCACGCAGAACATTCTAGAAGGAAACATTTAAGAACCTTCCATTCAGAACGTTCTAGAACCTTCCGAACTGTACCCTGTTCTACAAAATTATGTCGAGAAGGTTTCATCCCTTTAATGTCTACGGTAAATTGTCCGACGCCCAAATCACCGTGTACCTACTCGTACGGGTACACTAATGGGGCATTTGCTAATGGCATTTTTGCTCATGACTCCGTGACGGTCAACTTAATCAACGGTCGTAAGAAGAAGATCCCTGGGATCTTAATTGGTTGCACACATCAATGGAAGTCAATGAATCCCATTGGTCTAGGTAACGCAGACGGTATCTTGGGTCTATCAATGAACACCCATACCTTTGTCTTTAACGTCTTGAAGAAGTTCCGTGGGAAATTTTCTTACTGTTTGGTAGACCACTTGAGCCCAAAGAACATATCAAATTTCCTCACATTCGGCCACAAGAAGATGCCTCCGAACATGAAATTCACCGAATTGGGCAATTCGGTAGACTTGTACGGTGTGACGGTGGACGGAATTTACGTCGACGGTGTGAAATTGGATATACCCGGCGAGGTTTGGGATCTTGATACCGGTCGAGGAATGGTGGTTGACTCCGGTTTTAGTTTGACCGCTTGGGTTCAAGAGGCATATGATCCGATCATGGCAGCCCTTGAGATACCATTACTGAAAAGGTTCTCAAGGGCTGAGTTTGATGGCTTTGAGTCCTGCTTTGAGGTCCCAAGTGAAGACAAAGAGGGACGAGAGTTAGTGTTGGATGAGTCTTTAGTGCCTAAGTTGGAGATTGAGTTTAAGTTTGGGGCTCGATTTCAGCCACCTGTTAAGAGCTATTTTCTTGACGTAGATGATGGGGTGAGGTGTATTATGTTTACTGAGGCGCCAGATAATGAAGGCGAAGGAAATTACGTCTCTATCCTTGGAAACATAATGCAACAGAATTACATGTGGGAGTTCGATACCTTGCGGAATCGATTGGGATTTGCACCTTCCTCTTGTGAGCTTCGCCATCACCACCATCAAAAGTTACCATAA